The Cloacibacillus sp. genomic interval GAGCTAATCATGATGTTAACTGTTTTACTGCAACAGATGCTGAACGGGATCATTTTGGGCTGCATTTACGCTCTTATTGCTCTTGGCCTGTCGCTTATCTTTGGGATACTCGAAACGGCCAATTTCGCGCACGGCGAATTTTACATGATAGGTGCCTTCATCGGTTTTTTCAGTACCATGATGTTAGGCCTTCCGTTTTTCGCTTCACTATTGGTGTCTATGGCGGGAATGGCGTTGCTCAGCGTCATAATAGAGCGTCTCGCATTTCGCCCTATTGTAGGAAAGCCGCTTATCAACGGTATGCTTCTTTCCTTCGGACTTTCCACGGCGCTTGCGAACCTTGCTCTTTATCTATTTAAGGCGGATCCGCGCAAAATCGAATCGGGGCTTTCTGGCATACACTTTGATTTGGGCGGCGTCTTTGTAACAGGAGAAAGGCTTACCGTTCTGGTGCTGTCAGTGTTTCTTGTCGCTATGCTTTCCTGGTTCATCACCTATACAAAAATCGGCAAATCAATGAGGGCTGTTGCACAGGATCGCGTCGCCGCAGAACTTTCCGGGATAAACGTCAGGATGATCTATTCCATCACTTTTGCAATAAGCGGGGCGCTTGCGGCTGCCGCCGGCACGATGGTTGGCGCCATCTTTTTCGTTCAGCCGGACATGGGGCTTGCCGTCACGCTTAAATCCTTCGTTATAATCATTCTGGGCGGCATTGGGCAGATAAAAGGCGTGATTTTCGCCGCTATCCTCATCGGGCTCGTTGAGAGCCTTGGCGGAGGTTTTATAAGCTATGCCTATAAGGATGCCTATCCTTTCCTCCTGCTCATTCTGCTCTTCATTTTCAAGCCCGAAGGACTTGCGGGAGGTAAAAAATAATGACAAAGACTGCAAGATATATCGCGTTCTTCTGTTTTTTGGTGATCTTCCTCTTCCTTCCGCACCTGTTCACGATGGATTACTACCTGCATATATTTGTAATGTCGGAGATATATGCTGTGCTCGCCCTCTCTCTTGCTCTCATCGTAGGGTTTT includes:
- a CDS encoding branched-chain amino acid ABC transporter permease, producing the protein MMLTVLLQQMLNGIILGCIYALIALGLSLIFGILETANFAHGEFYMIGAFIGFFSTMMLGLPFFASLLVSMAGMALLSVIIERLAFRPIVGKPLINGMLLSFGLSTALANLALYLFKADPRKIESGLSGIHFDLGGVFVTGERLTVLVLSVFLVAMLSWFITYTKIGKSMRAVAQDRVAAELSGINVRMIYSITFAISGALAAAAGTMVGAIFFVQPDMGLAVTLKSFVIIILGGIGQIKGVIFAAILIGLVESLGGGFISYAYKDAYPFLLLILLFIFKPEGLAGGKK